From Pleuronectes platessa chromosome 17, fPlePla1.1, whole genome shotgun sequence, one genomic window encodes:
- the kidins220b gene encoding kinase D-interacting substrate of 220 kDa B isoform X2 codes for MDTTTSIKMTTLAIQNLFSYVEEENLSALKAHLDRFKEVDGRSDNGQTPIMLAAEQGSLEIVQELIRRGANVNLDDVDCWSALISAAKEGHMDVVNELLENSAYIEHRDMGGWTALMWTAYKGREDVTKLLLEHGANPNTTGQQYSVYPIIWAAGRGHAHIVKLLLQNGAKVNCSDKYGTTPLIWASRKGHFDCVMHLLENGADVDQEGANSMTALIVGVKGGYTEVVKELLKRNPNVNMTDKDGNTALMIAAKEGYTEIVQDLLDAGTYVNIPDRSGDTVLIGAVRGGHVEIVRALLHKYADIDIRGQESKTALYWAVEKGNATMVRDILQCNPDTETCTKDGESPLIKATKMRNIDIVELLLDKGAKVSAVDKKGDTPLHIAIRGRSRRLAELLLRNPKDGRLLYRPNKAGETPYNIDCSHQKSILTQIFGARHLSPTDSDGDMLGYDLYSSALADILSEPTMQPPICVGLYAQWGSGKSFLLKKLEDEMKTFAGQQIEPLFQFSWLIVFLSLLLCGSVAIVLGFTVDPKLAMAVSLSLLALLYVFFVVVYFGGRREGESWNWAWLLSTRLARHIGYLELLLRLMFVNPPELPEQSTRALPVRFLFTDYNRLSSVGGETSMAEMIATLSDACEREFGFLATRLFRVFRTEETQSKMKWKKTCCVPSFVLFAVVLACLVTGMALLAIFKVDGENQTVNTMLIAIGSIVGLALLLNCKTWWQVTDSVLNSQRKRLHRAANRMHKLKSEGFMKVLKNEVELMARMAKTIDGFTQHQTRLAVVIDGLDSCEQDKVLQMLDTVRVLFSKGPFISIFASDPHIIIKAINQNLNSVLRDSNINGHDYMRNIVHLPVFLNSRGLSSARKMCAPAPANGDTANPDGWQDEFDRKLSQNSLGELTKFGSKTALARRDTYRRRQVQRSVTRQMSFDLTKLMVTEDWFSDISPQTMRRLLNIVSVTGRLLRANQISFNWDRLASWINLTEQWPYRTSWLILYMEETDGVPDQATLKTVYERVSKNIPTTKDVEPLLEIDGDVRSFEVFLSSRTPVLTTRDIRTFLPCTVNLDPKLREIIADVRAAREQMNMGGVTYSPLPLQEAQPRPTSVYSQVSSACSPSASFNGPFNQPPGGIISPQPHSSYYSGMAGPQHPFYNRPYFPHHLYQLPPPIVASSFSSHLYPRPPPKASSSRDATAAPRGHCVCTACYTVEQVLLENRSDMRISHTSLDE; via the exons ATGGACACGACCACATCCATCAAGATGACCACGCTGGCGATCCAGAACCTGTTCAGCTacgtggaggaggagaacctgTCGGCTCTCAAAGCTCACCTGGACCGGTTCAAGGAAGTGGACGGACGCAGCGAC AATGGACAGACACCCATCATGCTGGCGGCGGAGCAGGGCAGTCTAGAGATTGTTCAGGAGCTCATCAGGAGAGGAGCTAACGTCAACCTGGACGATGTG gactGCTGGTCGGCTCTGATCTCAGCAGCTAAAGAAGGTCACATGGACGTGGTGAACGAGCTGCTGGAGAACAGCGCCTACATCGAACACCGAGACATG GGAGGATGGACAGCTCTGATGTGGACGGCTTATAAAGGTCGTGAGGACGTcaccaagctgctgctggagcatgGAGCCAACCCCAACACTACaggacag CAATACAGTGTGTATCCAATCATCTGGGCCGCAGGTCGAGGACACGCCCACATCGTCAAACTTTTGCTACAGAACGGAGCAAAGGTCAACTGTTCTGACAAG TATGGGACCACCCCTCTCATCTGGGCGTCCAGGAAAGGACACTTTGACTGTGTGATGCACCTGCTGGAGAACGGAGCTGATGTCGACCAGGAGGGGGCG AACTCGATGACGGCTCTGATTGTGGGGGTGAAAGGCGGGTACACCGAGGTGGTGAAGGAGCTGTTGAAGAGGAACCCCAATGTCAACATGACTGACAAAGACGGAAACACTGCACTGATGATCGCCGCCAAGGAGGGTTACACCGAGATCGTCCAGGACCTGCTTGATGCCGGGACATACGTCAACATCCCGGACcgg agtGGTGACACAGTGCTGATTGGAGCAGTGAGGGGGGGTCATGTGGAGATCGTCAGAGCTCTTCTTCATAAATACGCCGACATCGACatcagaggacag GAGAGTAAAACTGCTCTGTACTGGGCTGTGGAGAAAGGAAACGCCACTATGGTGCGAGACATCCTGCAGTGTAACCCTGACACCGAGACCTGTACCAAG GACGGAGAATCTCCGCTCATCAAAGCAACGAAGATGAGGAACATCGACATCGTGGAGCTTCTGCTCGATAAAGGAGCCAAAGTGTCGGCTGTCGACAAG AAAGGAGACACGCCCCTTCACATCGCTATCCGTGGTCGGAGTCGCCGCCTGGCcgagctcctcctcagaaacccTAAAGATGGCCGTCTGCTGTACCGACCCAACAAGGCGGGAGAGACGCCGTACAACATCGACTGCAGCCACCAGAAGAGCATCCTCACGCAGATCTTTGGAGCAC gtcACCTGTCCCCCACCGACTCGGACGGAGACATGCTGGGTTATGATCTGTACAGCTCGGCTCTGGCTGACATCTTGAGTGAACCCACCATGCAGCCGCCCATCTGCGTGGGTCTGTACGCTCAGTGGGGCAGCGGCAAGAGTTTTCTGCTCAAGAAGCTGGAAG atGAAATGAAGACGTTTGCTGGACAGCAGATCGAGCCCTTGTTTCAGTTCTCCTGGCTCAtcgtgtttctgtctctgctgctctgcggTTCCGTCGCCATCGTCCTCGGCTTCACCGTTGACCCTAAACTGGCCATGGCGGTTTCCCTCAGCCTGCTGGCTCTGCTCTACGTTTTCTTTG TGGTGGTGTATTTCGGCGGGAGACGGGAGGGCGAGAGCTGGAACTGGGCGTGGCTGCTCAGCACTCGTCTGGCCCGTCACATCGGGTATCTGGAGCTGCTGCTAAGGCTGATGTTCGTCAACCCACCGGAGCTTCCGGAACAAAGCACCAGAGCTCTGCCTGTCAG GTTTCTGTTCACAGACTACAACCGTCTGTCCAGCGTTGGAGGAGAAACCTCGATGGCTGAGATGATCGCCACGCTGTCTGACGCCTGCGAACGAGAGTTTGGCTTCCTGGCTACACGTCTGTTCAGAGTGTTCAGGACTGAGGAGACACAAA GTAAGATGAAGTGGAAGAAGACATGCTGTGTTCCATCCTTCGTCCTCTTTGCCGTGGTTCTGGCCTGTTTGGTGACCGGCATGGCGCTGCTGGCCATCTTCAAGGTGGATGGAGAGAACCAGACGGTGAACACCATGCTGATTGCCATCGGCAGCATAGTGGGTCTAGCTCTGCTGCTGAACTGCAAAACGTGGTGGCAAGTGACCGACTCGGTGCTGAACTCTCAGAGAAAGAGGCTCCACAGAGCCGCCAACAGGATGCACAAACTAAAGAGCGAGGGCTTCATGAAG GTCCTGAAGAATGAGGTGGAGCTGATGGCGAGGATGGCGAAGACCATCGATGGGTTCACGCAGCATCAGACCCGGCTGGCGGTCGTCATCGACGGACTAGACTCCTGCGAACAGGACAAAGTTCTGCAGATGCTCGACACA GTTCGGGTCTTATTCTCCAAAGGTCCGTTCATCTCCATCTTCGCCAGCGACCCGCACATCATCATCAAAGCCATCAACCAGAACCTGAACAGCGTCCTGCGAGACTCAAACATCAACGGACATGACTACATGAGAAACATTGTCCACCTACCTGTCTTCCTCAACAGCAGGGGGCTCTCCAGTGCCAGGAAGATGTGTGCCCCTGCTCCTGCCAACGGAGACACCGCCAACCCTGACG GTTGGCAGGACGAGTTTGACAGGAAACTGTCTCAGAACAGTTTGGGAGAATTAACCAAGTTCGGCAGCAAGACGGCGCTTGCCCGCagg GACACGTACCGGCGCCGTCAGGTGCAGCGCTCGGTGACTCGTCAGATGTCGTTCGACCTAACGAAGCTGATGGTGACGGAGGATTGGTTCAGTGACATCAGCCCGCAGACCATGAGGAGGCTGCTCAACATCGTCTCTGTCACAG GTCGTTTGCTTCGAGCCAATCAGATCAGCTTCAACTGGGACCGCCTGGCATCGTGGATCAACCTGACGGAGCAGTGGCCCTACAGGACTTCCTGGCTCATCCTGTACATGGAGGAGACGGACGGCGTCCCTGACCAGGCCACACTCAAGACCGTCTATGAGAG AGTATCCAAGAACATCCCGACCACAAAAGACGTGGAGCCGCTCCTGGAGATCGACGGGGACGTTCGCAGCTTCGAGGTCTTTCTGTCATCACGGACTCCGGTCCTGACCACAAGAGACATACGCACATTTCTGCCGTGCACCGTCAATTTGGACCCGAAACTACGAGAGATCATCGCAG ATGTCCGTGCGGCTCGTGAGCAGATGAATATGGGCGGGGTCACttactcccccctccccctgcaaGAGGCTCAGCCCCGCCCCACCTCAGTGTACAGTCAGGTGTCGTCAGCATGCTCACCCTCCGCTTCCTTTAATGGACCTTttaaccagccaccagggggcatcaTTTCCCCGCAGCCTCACAGCAGCTATTACAGCGGCATGGCAGGACCACAGCACCCCTTCTACAACAGG CCATATTTCCCCCATCACCTTTACCAGCTGCCACCCCCGATCGTTGCATCCTCCTTTTCATCACACCTTTATCCACGCCCGCCACCTAAAGCCTCGTCAAGCAGGGACGCCACCGCTGCACCT agaggaCACTGTGTCTGTACAGCTTGTTACACTGTGGAACAAGTTCTCCTGGAGAACAGATCAGACATGAGAATATCACATACATCTCTCGATGAATAA
- the kidins220b gene encoding kinase D-interacting substrate of 220 kDa B isoform X1, which yields MDTTTSIKMTTLAIQNLFSYVEEENLSALKAHLDRFKEVDGRSDNGQTPIMLAAEQGSLEIVQELIRRGANVNLDDVDCWSALISAAKEGHMDVVNELLENSAYIEHRDMGGWTALMWTAYKGREDVTKLLLEHGANPNTTGQQYSVYPIIWAAGRGHAHIVKLLLQNGAKVNCSDKYGTTPLIWASRKGHFDCVMHLLENGADVDQEGANSMTALIVGVKGGYTEVVKELLKRNPNVNMTDKDGNTALMIAAKEGYTEIVQDLLDAGTYVNIPDRSGDTVLIGAVRGGHVEIVRALLHKYADIDIRGQESKTALYWAVEKGNATMVRDILQCNPDTETCTKDGESPLIKATKMRNIDIVELLLDKGAKVSAVDKKGDTPLHIAIRGRSRRLAELLLRNPKDGRLLYRPNKAGETPYNIDCSHQKSILTQIFGARHLSPTDSDGDMLGYDLYSSALADILSEPTMQPPICVGLYAQWGSGKSFLLKKLEDEMKTFAGQQIEPLFQFSWLIVFLSLLLCGSVAIVLGFTVDPKLAMAVSLSLLALLYVFFVVVYFGGRREGESWNWAWLLSTRLARHIGYLELLLRLMFVNPPELPEQSTRALPVRFLFTDYNRLSSVGGETSMAEMIATLSDACEREFGFLATRLFRVFRTEETQSKMKWKKTCCVPSFVLFAVVLACLVTGMALLAIFKVDGENQTVNTMLIAIGSIVGLALLLNCKTWWQVTDSVLNSQRKRLHRAANRMHKLKSEGFMKVLKNEVELMARMAKTIDGFTQHQTRLAVVIDGLDSCEQDKVLQMLDTVRVLFSKGPFISIFASDPHIIIKAINQNLNSVLRDSNINGHDYMRNIVHLPVFLNSRGLSSARKMCAPAPANGDTANPDGWQDEFDRKLSQNSLGELTKFGSKTALARRDTYRRRQVQRSVTRQMSFDLTKLMVTEDWFSDISPQTMRRLLNIVSVTGRLLRANQISFNWDRLASWINLTEQWPYRTSWLILYMEETDGVPDQATLKTVYERVSKNIPTTKDVEPLLEIDGDVRSFEVFLSSRTPVLTTRDIRTFLPCTVNLDPKLREIIADVRAAREQMNMGGVTYSPLPLQEAQPRPTSVYSQVSSACSPSASFNGPFNQPPGGIISPQPHSSYYSGMAGPQHPFYNRPYFPHHLYQLPPPIVASSFSSHLYPRPPPKASSSRDATAAPGSASIVSGPPAILLSSMTTEAVCERVRQIEGIDQSMIGPYATTIRKANVNGRVLSQCNVDELKKEMNMNFGDWQLFRATVLDMRHVESRVLHEEVASEQGSVVGGNAEVGRRVVAKPHAGTANTDASPMYSFNLSFEELSNIGLDESTRRGNSQWMGGAHRTASMTSLNSQESSNDIAKLTDKQQSEYSNAYQEYIAQMAQLEMGGGGGEKPIQPQPGQFMTSSSDDKSKNVVEQDGHKPFTKRSGSKVVSDTDFTSNGDALDPITEEDEKGDHRSSKSLLTHKTSAERGGLFQGAADLKLKAGGGLRYQKLTSDDEESEESDNAPLLKDGKRVGEPKLPGGSLALKGKDYLSDAMLDKKDSSDSGVRSNESSPNHSLQDEEADLSQLERANLIELDEESQARKQGLPSSLSGLQDPAVARMSICSEDQCSLLASSPEESWPSSKSYNLNHTPSNVTLNNNTNSQQGNRPRQPGEGSKSSTNPTSSSTADVIIAQSTGTTGSSGTAATRPGPNNENVRVVHLKRGLKPGDPPEICAVSSDTVTFGEERESIL from the exons ATGGACACGACCACATCCATCAAGATGACCACGCTGGCGATCCAGAACCTGTTCAGCTacgtggaggaggagaacctgTCGGCTCTCAAAGCTCACCTGGACCGGTTCAAGGAAGTGGACGGACGCAGCGAC AATGGACAGACACCCATCATGCTGGCGGCGGAGCAGGGCAGTCTAGAGATTGTTCAGGAGCTCATCAGGAGAGGAGCTAACGTCAACCTGGACGATGTG gactGCTGGTCGGCTCTGATCTCAGCAGCTAAAGAAGGTCACATGGACGTGGTGAACGAGCTGCTGGAGAACAGCGCCTACATCGAACACCGAGACATG GGAGGATGGACAGCTCTGATGTGGACGGCTTATAAAGGTCGTGAGGACGTcaccaagctgctgctggagcatgGAGCCAACCCCAACACTACaggacag CAATACAGTGTGTATCCAATCATCTGGGCCGCAGGTCGAGGACACGCCCACATCGTCAAACTTTTGCTACAGAACGGAGCAAAGGTCAACTGTTCTGACAAG TATGGGACCACCCCTCTCATCTGGGCGTCCAGGAAAGGACACTTTGACTGTGTGATGCACCTGCTGGAGAACGGAGCTGATGTCGACCAGGAGGGGGCG AACTCGATGACGGCTCTGATTGTGGGGGTGAAAGGCGGGTACACCGAGGTGGTGAAGGAGCTGTTGAAGAGGAACCCCAATGTCAACATGACTGACAAAGACGGAAACACTGCACTGATGATCGCCGCCAAGGAGGGTTACACCGAGATCGTCCAGGACCTGCTTGATGCCGGGACATACGTCAACATCCCGGACcgg agtGGTGACACAGTGCTGATTGGAGCAGTGAGGGGGGGTCATGTGGAGATCGTCAGAGCTCTTCTTCATAAATACGCCGACATCGACatcagaggacag GAGAGTAAAACTGCTCTGTACTGGGCTGTGGAGAAAGGAAACGCCACTATGGTGCGAGACATCCTGCAGTGTAACCCTGACACCGAGACCTGTACCAAG GACGGAGAATCTCCGCTCATCAAAGCAACGAAGATGAGGAACATCGACATCGTGGAGCTTCTGCTCGATAAAGGAGCCAAAGTGTCGGCTGTCGACAAG AAAGGAGACACGCCCCTTCACATCGCTATCCGTGGTCGGAGTCGCCGCCTGGCcgagctcctcctcagaaacccTAAAGATGGCCGTCTGCTGTACCGACCCAACAAGGCGGGAGAGACGCCGTACAACATCGACTGCAGCCACCAGAAGAGCATCCTCACGCAGATCTTTGGAGCAC gtcACCTGTCCCCCACCGACTCGGACGGAGACATGCTGGGTTATGATCTGTACAGCTCGGCTCTGGCTGACATCTTGAGTGAACCCACCATGCAGCCGCCCATCTGCGTGGGTCTGTACGCTCAGTGGGGCAGCGGCAAGAGTTTTCTGCTCAAGAAGCTGGAAG atGAAATGAAGACGTTTGCTGGACAGCAGATCGAGCCCTTGTTTCAGTTCTCCTGGCTCAtcgtgtttctgtctctgctgctctgcggTTCCGTCGCCATCGTCCTCGGCTTCACCGTTGACCCTAAACTGGCCATGGCGGTTTCCCTCAGCCTGCTGGCTCTGCTCTACGTTTTCTTTG TGGTGGTGTATTTCGGCGGGAGACGGGAGGGCGAGAGCTGGAACTGGGCGTGGCTGCTCAGCACTCGTCTGGCCCGTCACATCGGGTATCTGGAGCTGCTGCTAAGGCTGATGTTCGTCAACCCACCGGAGCTTCCGGAACAAAGCACCAGAGCTCTGCCTGTCAG GTTTCTGTTCACAGACTACAACCGTCTGTCCAGCGTTGGAGGAGAAACCTCGATGGCTGAGATGATCGCCACGCTGTCTGACGCCTGCGAACGAGAGTTTGGCTTCCTGGCTACACGTCTGTTCAGAGTGTTCAGGACTGAGGAGACACAAA GTAAGATGAAGTGGAAGAAGACATGCTGTGTTCCATCCTTCGTCCTCTTTGCCGTGGTTCTGGCCTGTTTGGTGACCGGCATGGCGCTGCTGGCCATCTTCAAGGTGGATGGAGAGAACCAGACGGTGAACACCATGCTGATTGCCATCGGCAGCATAGTGGGTCTAGCTCTGCTGCTGAACTGCAAAACGTGGTGGCAAGTGACCGACTCGGTGCTGAACTCTCAGAGAAAGAGGCTCCACAGAGCCGCCAACAGGATGCACAAACTAAAGAGCGAGGGCTTCATGAAG GTCCTGAAGAATGAGGTGGAGCTGATGGCGAGGATGGCGAAGACCATCGATGGGTTCACGCAGCATCAGACCCGGCTGGCGGTCGTCATCGACGGACTAGACTCCTGCGAACAGGACAAAGTTCTGCAGATGCTCGACACA GTTCGGGTCTTATTCTCCAAAGGTCCGTTCATCTCCATCTTCGCCAGCGACCCGCACATCATCATCAAAGCCATCAACCAGAACCTGAACAGCGTCCTGCGAGACTCAAACATCAACGGACATGACTACATGAGAAACATTGTCCACCTACCTGTCTTCCTCAACAGCAGGGGGCTCTCCAGTGCCAGGAAGATGTGTGCCCCTGCTCCTGCCAACGGAGACACCGCCAACCCTGACG GTTGGCAGGACGAGTTTGACAGGAAACTGTCTCAGAACAGTTTGGGAGAATTAACCAAGTTCGGCAGCAAGACGGCGCTTGCCCGCagg GACACGTACCGGCGCCGTCAGGTGCAGCGCTCGGTGACTCGTCAGATGTCGTTCGACCTAACGAAGCTGATGGTGACGGAGGATTGGTTCAGTGACATCAGCCCGCAGACCATGAGGAGGCTGCTCAACATCGTCTCTGTCACAG GTCGTTTGCTTCGAGCCAATCAGATCAGCTTCAACTGGGACCGCCTGGCATCGTGGATCAACCTGACGGAGCAGTGGCCCTACAGGACTTCCTGGCTCATCCTGTACATGGAGGAGACGGACGGCGTCCCTGACCAGGCCACACTCAAGACCGTCTATGAGAG AGTATCCAAGAACATCCCGACCACAAAAGACGTGGAGCCGCTCCTGGAGATCGACGGGGACGTTCGCAGCTTCGAGGTCTTTCTGTCATCACGGACTCCGGTCCTGACCACAAGAGACATACGCACATTTCTGCCGTGCACCGTCAATTTGGACCCGAAACTACGAGAGATCATCGCAG ATGTCCGTGCGGCTCGTGAGCAGATGAATATGGGCGGGGTCACttactcccccctccccctgcaaGAGGCTCAGCCCCGCCCCACCTCAGTGTACAGTCAGGTGTCGTCAGCATGCTCACCCTCCGCTTCCTTTAATGGACCTTttaaccagccaccagggggcatcaTTTCCCCGCAGCCTCACAGCAGCTATTACAGCGGCATGGCAGGACCACAGCACCCCTTCTACAACAGG CCATATTTCCCCCATCACCTTTACCAGCTGCCACCCCCGATCGTTGCATCCTCCTTTTCATCACACCTTTATCCACGCCCGCCACCTAAAGCCTCGTCAAGCAGGGACGCCACCGCTGCACCT GGTTCGGCCTCCATCGTGTCAGGCCCTCCTGCCATTCTCCTCAGCTCCATGACCACGGAGGCAGTCTGTGAGCGTGTGCGGCAGATCGAAGGCATCGACCAGAGCATGATCGGACCGTATGCCACCACTATCAGGAAG GCAAACGTCAATGGCAGAGTTTTGTCTCAGTGTAACGTTGATGAACTGAAGAAGGAGATGAATATGAACTTTGGAGACTGGCAGCTCTTCAGAGCCACG GTTCTGGACATGCGTCATGTAGAGAGTCGGGTGCTGCATGAGGAAGTGGCCAGTGAGCAAGGCAGCGTTGTTGGAGGTAACGCTGAAGTAGGACGGCGAGTTGTGGCAAAGCCTCACGCTGGCACTGCCAACACAGATGCTTCCCCGATGTACAGCTTCAACCTGAGCTTCGAGGAGCTGAGCAACATCGGACTGGACGAATCAACAAGACGCGGAAATTCTCAGTGGATG GGTGGAGCTCATCGCACCGCAAGCATGACCAGCCTGAACTCCCAAGAGTCATCCAACGACATCGCCAAGCTGACGGACAAGCAGCAATCCGAGTACAGCAACGCTTACCAGGAGTACATTGCCCAGATGGCCCAGCTGGAGATGGGTGGCGGTGGCGGAGAGAAGCCCATTCAACCACAGCCGGGACagtttatgacatcatcttcaGATGACAAGAGTAAGAACGTTGTTGAGCAGGATGGACACAAACCCTTCACTAAGAGGAGTGGCAGCAAGGTGGTGTCGGACACTGACTTCACCTCCAATGGTGATGCCCTTGACCCCATCACGGAGGAGGATGAAAAGGGTGACCACAGATCCTCCAAGTCCCTGCTGACCCACAAAACCTCAGCTGAAAGAGGCGGGCTGTTCCAGGGTGCTGCCGACCTGAAGCTGAAGGCTGGTGGAGGGCTGCGTTACCAGAAGCTGACCAGTGATGACGAAGAGTCCGAAGAGTCAGATAATGCCCCCTTGCTGAAAGATGGCAAGAGGGTTGGAGAACCCAAACTGCCTGGTGGCTCACTGGCGCTGAAGGGGAAGGACTACCTGTCGGACGCCATGCTGGATAAGAAGGACTCGTCCGACTCCGGTGTGCGCTCCAACGAGAGCTCCCCCAACCACTCGCTGCAGGATGAGGAGGCGGATCTTTCACAGCTGGAGAGGGCCAACTTGATTGAGCTGGACGAGGAGAGCCAAGCCAGGAAGCAAGGTCTTCCCAGCAGCCTCAGTGGCCTTCAGGATCCAGCTGTTGCTCGCATGTCCATCTGCTCCGAGGACCAGTGCAGCCTGCTGGCCAGCAGCCCAGAGGAGAGCTGGCCCTCGTCCAAGAGTTACAACCTTAACCACACTCCAAGCAATGTGACgctcaacaacaacaccaatTCCCAGCAGGGCAACCGTCCCCGCCAGCCTGGAGAGGGCTCCAAGTCCTCCACCAACCCCACCTCCTCGTCCACCGCTGATGTCATCATCGCCCAGAGCACCGGCACAACCGGATCTTCCGGGACTGCCGCCACCAGACCAGGGCCGAATAATGAGAATGTCCGCGTGGTTCACCTGAAGAGGGGTCTGAAGCCTGGGGACCCGCCAGAAATCTGCGCCGTGTCCTCCGACACTGTCACCTTCGGCGAGGAGCGCGAGAGCATCCTTTGA